A single window of Sporosarcina sp. FSL W7-1349 DNA harbors:
- a CDS encoding carbon-nitrogen hydrolase family protein, translating into MLVSAIQLNSNQNKQENLEKAIHYIEQAAEAGAKLIVLPEYANYISSKREALAAAEPIPGPSTQLLMEKAKELQVFIHCGSMLEYLDSEKAYNTSVLINDQGEIVAKYRKIHLFDIDVEGVATYKESDLIQGGEEVVMAETPIGNIGLSICYDVRFPELYRKLMLQGAEIITIPAAFNQSTGIHHWETLLKARAIENQCYVIAPGQIGSYEGNPTFGSSMIIDPWGMVIARASDMEGFIVAEVQQDYIKRLRQQLPCLKNRKPAVY; encoded by the coding sequence ATGTTAGTGTCAGCCATTCAATTAAATTCGAATCAAAATAAACAAGAAAACTTAGAGAAAGCAATTCATTACATTGAACAAGCGGCAGAAGCTGGGGCTAAACTTATCGTTTTACCTGAGTATGCCAATTATATTAGCAGTAAAAGGGAAGCGCTTGCAGCTGCGGAGCCTATTCCTGGCCCGTCCACTCAGTTGTTGATGGAGAAAGCAAAGGAACTCCAGGTGTTCATCCATTGTGGAAGTATGTTGGAATACTTGGATTCTGAAAAGGCCTATAATACTAGTGTCCTGATCAATGATCAAGGGGAAATTGTTGCAAAGTATCGTAAAATCCACCTATTTGATATTGACGTGGAAGGCGTGGCTACTTATAAGGAGTCTGACTTAATCCAAGGCGGCGAAGAAGTTGTCATGGCAGAAACTCCTATTGGTAACATTGGTTTAAGTATTTGCTATGATGTCCGGTTCCCTGAACTTTACAGAAAGTTAATGCTCCAAGGGGCGGAAATTATAACGATTCCGGCCGCATTTAATCAAAGCACGGGAATTCACCATTGGGAAACGCTTTTAAAGGCAAGAGCTATTGAAAATCAGTGCTATGTCATAGCTCCTGGACAAATCGGATCGTATGAAGGAAATCCTACGTTTGGTAGTTCCATGATTATCGATCCGTGGGGGATGGTGATTGCACGGGCATCTGATATGGAAGGGTTTATCGTTGCGGAAGTGCAACAAGACTATATCAAGAGACTAAGACAGCAATTACCTTGTTTGAAAAACCGAAAACCTGCTGTGTATTAA
- a CDS encoding TRAP transporter substrate-binding protein: MKLFHKFFATVLLIGVLAGCSQSNAGSDSNSTSGGSASKDTIKMRSADVVDQNSPYTIGMMQLAEDVSNATDGKITIEHFHSGQLGSDAEIFDSVKQGSIDIALQGAIPGSEVAGAFYIPYLFEDADHLKAVIQGEPAEKIKALIEAETGVKVIGFVPFATRMLTTKGVEVNTPEDLKGLKIRVPETPAVVTGWKDLGANPTPISFGELFTSLQTGVVDGQENPYEIIYNNSFYEVQDTINKTYHNFPVRTLIMNKKRYDSLSADEKSLLEEKWAEVSEEIDKLYSEQEAEYITKLEEAGMKFVDSDIESFKKASEETTAKLATEIFGAELYEEMKALGNSK; encoded by the coding sequence ATGAAGCTTTTCCATAAATTTTTTGCGACTGTTCTTTTGATTGGTGTGTTGGCGGGATGTTCTCAATCCAATGCCGGTTCTGATTCCAATTCGACTTCCGGCGGTTCAGCGTCAAAAGATACGATTAAAATGAGATCTGCGGATGTCGTCGATCAAAACAGCCCTTATACGATTGGGATGATGCAACTTGCGGAAGACGTCAGTAATGCTACTGATGGTAAAATCACAATTGAGCATTTTCATTCGGGTCAATTAGGCTCTGATGCAGAGATCTTTGACTCGGTTAAGCAAGGAAGTATTGATATTGCTTTGCAAGGCGCCATTCCCGGAAGTGAGGTTGCGGGAGCATTTTATATCCCTTATTTATTCGAAGATGCGGATCATTTAAAAGCCGTTATTCAAGGCGAGCCGGCTGAAAAGATTAAAGCATTAATTGAAGCAGAGACGGGAGTTAAAGTAATAGGGTTTGTTCCATTTGCCACAAGAATGTTAACTACAAAAGGAGTAGAAGTAAATACTCCAGAAGATTTAAAAGGATTGAAAATTCGTGTTCCGGAAACTCCAGCTGTGGTGACAGGATGGAAGGACCTAGGGGCGAACCCAACGCCAATTTCCTTTGGTGAATTATTTACATCATTGCAAACAGGCGTTGTAGATGGTCAAGAAAACCCTTATGAAATTATTTACAATAACAGTTTTTATGAAGTACAAGATACGATCAATAAAACGTACCACAACTTCCCTGTTCGTACATTGATTATGAACAAGAAAAGATACGACTCACTTTCTGCAGATGAAAAAAGTCTGTTAGAAGAAAAATGGGCTGAGGTTTCAGAGGAAATTGACAAGCTTTACAGCGAACAAGAAGCGGAATATATTACAAAATTAGAAGAAGCAGGCATGAAGTTTGTTGATTCTGATATCGAGAGTTTTAAAAAAGCATCAGAAGAAACAACAGCTAAACTTGCTACAGAAATTTTCGGTGCGGAGTTGTATGAAGAAATGAAGGCTCTAGGGAACTCAAAATAA
- a CDS encoding TRAP transporter large permease, with the protein MLVALFISLFVLLLLGMDISLVMLGSAAIVVYLSQFSDFPLFIQTISQHIFSGIDKFSFTAIPLFILAGEIMNRGMITDKLVNFSQAFLGHVPGGLGQTGVGLNVVMAGMSGSAVADCAATGSILIPAMEKEGYKPERAAAIIANASTIGPVFPPSIPMIIIGSIAGLSVGKLFIAGIVPGLLMGIALMIYIYFHAKKAGMEIKRKSTMREKWIATKNAILALLLPIIIIGSIIFGIASPTESAVLGVLYALFITIFVYRTLTLKSFYQTLIAASVSAGVIMVVSAAGVLFGWLATYYNLGQTVHNLLFSLSDNMFVVLIVVNIMLLILGMVLEAIPIILLSVPVLLPILTDLGLDPIHASMIIVVNLMIGLVTPPVGLHLFITASIAKVPITSVIRESTPFMLVLLIVLALVTFVPGISMFLPNYLMK; encoded by the coding sequence ATGTTAGTTGCTCTTTTTATCTCGCTTTTTGTGTTATTGCTTTTGGGAATGGATATTTCCCTGGTCATGCTAGGCAGTGCAGCAATTGTCGTTTATTTAAGTCAGTTCAGTGACTTCCCTCTGTTTATCCAAACCATTTCCCAGCACATTTTCAGCGGAATCGACAAGTTTAGTTTTACCGCAATCCCTCTATTTATTTTAGCTGGAGAGATTATGAATAGAGGAATGATTACGGATAAATTGGTGAATTTTTCACAAGCTTTTCTGGGACATGTTCCGGGGGGATTAGGCCAAACAGGAGTGGGACTGAATGTGGTCATGGCAGGAATGTCCGGATCAGCGGTTGCCGATTGTGCTGCGACTGGAAGTATACTCATCCCAGCAATGGAAAAAGAGGGTTATAAACCTGAGCGAGCTGCGGCCATCATAGCTAATGCTTCCACCATTGGGCCTGTATTTCCTCCGAGTATACCAATGATTATAATCGGTTCTATCGCTGGGCTTTCGGTTGGTAAGCTGTTTATCGCTGGTATTGTACCAGGCCTATTAATGGGTATTGCATTGATGATTTATATTTATTTCCATGCTAAAAAAGCGGGAATGGAAATTAAACGAAAATCGACGATGCGGGAGAAATGGATTGCCACCAAAAATGCCATTTTGGCTCTACTGTTACCGATCATCATAATCGGGAGTATTATTTTTGGGATTGCGAGTCCTACCGAATCGGCAGTACTAGGTGTTCTTTACGCGTTGTTTATTACAATATTCGTGTACCGTACTTTAACATTAAAAAGTTTTTACCAAACGCTGATCGCAGCTTCTGTTTCCGCAGGCGTGATCATGGTCGTTTCAGCAGCAGGTGTACTTTTTGGTTGGCTTGCTACGTATTACAATTTAGGACAAACTGTTCATAACCTGCTGTTTTCATTAAGCGACAATATGTTCGTCGTTCTTATTGTAGTCAATATCATGCTTTTAATTTTAGGCATGGTGTTGGAAGCCATTCCGATCATTTTACTATCAGTGCCTGTTTTATTACCGATATTGACCGATTTAGGTCTTGATCCGATCCATGCATCCATGATTATTGTTGTAAACCTGATGATAGGTCTCGTCACTCCGCCGGTTGGCCTGCATTTATTTATCACGGCATCGATAGCAAAAGTTCCAATAACATCAGTCATTCGAGAATCTACTCCATTTATGTTGGTCCTTTTAATAGTATTAGCGCTTGTCACATTTGTTCCAGGCATTTCTATGTTCTTGCCTAACTACTTAATGAAATAA
- a CDS encoding TRAP transporter small permease: MQKINKTLEGISALLLIILTAIVTIQIFARAASLSLPWSEELARQVLIAFSFLGGALAYYKGGELKITMLIDLFPKTLRKWNDLIIAILSVIVSLIVLYSGMLFLKDIWGTPTVALRWNKGIFFLAIPISFLLIFLKLSQNLVSMFKPKGMQR, from the coding sequence GTGCAGAAGATTAATAAAACACTTGAAGGGATCTCCGCCCTTTTACTCATCATATTGACTGCCATTGTAACGATTCAAATATTTGCAAGGGCTGCTTCCCTTTCACTTCCTTGGTCGGAAGAGTTAGCAAGACAAGTATTGATCGCCTTCTCATTCTTGGGCGGGGCACTAGCCTACTATAAAGGCGGCGAGCTTAAAATTACAATGTTAATTGACCTGTTTCCGAAAACATTAAGAAAGTGGAATGATCTCATCATCGCTATTCTTTCCGTGATCGTTTCATTAATTGTGTTATATAGTGGAATGCTGTTTTTGAAAGATATTTGGGGTACTCCAACGGTTGCATTACGTTGGAATAAAGGGATATTTTTCTTGGCCATACCGATTAGTTTCCTTCTTATCTTTTTAAAGCTATCTCAAAATTTAGTGAGTATGTTTAAACCAAAGGGAATGCAGAGGTGA
- a CDS encoding creatininase family protein has product MTVLLKNMSWKNFVKAKEKTDLVIIPTGAFEVYGPHLPLGSDSLVAVKISELVAQKTGAIVGPLMEVGDSSMLDDFPGTITIRPESFKSYLWDIIVSLKKWGFKDFLFVNNHVGNVPVIDQLSRDLQRDEEMRCAQIDYWRFVQTLDKGIVETEFPHGHASEAGTSILQYLYPEHCDMALVLDEAPTYTNEFPEIIQYPKYGDLSVSGTIGHATAGTPEKGKQLVDRSVERIVQFLEESWGYSAED; this is encoded by the coding sequence ATGACGGTATTATTAAAAAATATGAGCTGGAAAAACTTTGTGAAAGCTAAAGAGAAAACAGACCTTGTAATCATTCCAACAGGAGCGTTTGAAGTGTATGGCCCACATTTGCCACTCGGTTCGGATTCTTTGGTGGCTGTTAAAATCTCAGAGTTGGTTGCTCAAAAAACAGGCGCGATTGTGGGACCTTTGATGGAGGTTGGAGATTCTTCCATGCTCGACGACTTCCCAGGAACAATTACGATCCGTCCGGAAAGTTTTAAAAGTTATTTATGGGATATTATTGTGAGCTTGAAAAAATGGGGATTCAAAGACTTCCTCTTTGTCAATAATCATGTCGGCAATGTTCCGGTTATCGATCAATTATCCCGTGATTTGCAAAGAGATGAAGAGATGCGTTGTGCTCAAATCGACTATTGGCGATTTGTACAAACATTGGACAAGGGTATTGTGGAGACGGAATTCCCTCATGGTCATGCAAGTGAAGCAGGAACTTCCATCTTGCAATATCTATACCCTGAACACTGTGATATGGCATTAGTACTTGACGAGGCTCCTACCTATACGAATGAGTTCCCGGAAATTATTCAGTATCCTAAGTACGGTGATTTAAGTGTATCTGGAACCATCGGCCATGCAACTGCCGGAACACCGGAGAAAGGAAAACAACTAGTTGATCGCTCTGTGGAAAGGATTGTCCAATTTTTAGAAGAAAGTTGGGGGTACAGTGCAGAAGATTAA
- a CDS encoding GntR family transcriptional regulator, translating to MFILYWGGDTIRKSNAKTSLKDIAYKKIKDIIMEGEEEFTSESSLVALLNMSRTPIRDALHRLETEGFLKIYSNQGIYFWNPTPIEKNELFDLRIAIETYSIRQVPEFTEEHIDYLKKNVENQHLAIINEDYSFFNELDMDFHQYLLEVNGNSQFLRNYRNCRERLMTVRTAKHLLKSQIDSIKELIEDHMRIVEALNKDSQSISAKLLEEHITKGKVPIF from the coding sequence GTGTTCATCCTGTATTGGGGAGGTGATACTATCCGAAAATCCAATGCAAAGACTTCATTGAAAGACATTGCGTATAAAAAAATTAAGGACATCATCATGGAAGGGGAAGAAGAATTCACATCAGAGAGTAGCTTGGTTGCTTTATTAAATATGAGCAGGACGCCGATTCGCGATGCGTTGCATCGATTAGAAACGGAGGGGTTTTTAAAAATCTACTCCAATCAAGGAATTTATTTTTGGAATCCTACTCCTATCGAAAAAAATGAGTTATTTGATTTGAGGATTGCGATAGAAACATATTCCATCCGCCAGGTACCGGAGTTTACTGAAGAACATATCGACTATCTTAAGAAGAATGTTGAAAATCAACATTTGGCGATTATAAATGAGGATTATTCGTTCTTTAATGAATTGGATATGGACTTTCACCAATATTTGCTTGAGGTGAATGGAAACTCACAATTTTTAAGGAATTATAGGAATTGTCGAGAAAGACTTATGACGGTTAGAACGGCGAAGCACTTATTAAAATCTCAGATTGATTCTATTAAAGAATTGATTGAGGACCATATGAGGATTGTAGAAGCTCTCAATAAAGATTCTCAATCAATTAGCGCGAAACTGCTCGAGGAACATATTACAAAAGGGAAAGTCCCGATATTTTAA
- a CDS encoding acetamidase/formamidase family protein, whose product MVTVSCSTGIIYEFNKDNPPIQEVDSGTTLTIQTYDCFQNQIQTPETEVTAIDWNKINPATGPIYVKDAMPGDILKVKIEKIEIGDQGVMVVGPDLGVMGHSIEKMTSKILPIKDGKVHFNNIALPVNKMIGVIGVAPEGEGVNCGTPGAHGGNMDNKMVTEGATLYFPVFAEGALFGLGDLHGAMGDGEVSVSGVEVPGEVTVTLEVIKGQSLRHPMLENDEVFTQIVSAETLDEAAKLATSEMIELIVQKSGMPLEEVTMLMSAAGQSEICQIVDPLMTARFVVPKWLLAEMGVLLIR is encoded by the coding sequence ATGGTAACAGTAAGTTGCTCAACAGGAATCATTTATGAATTCAATAAGGATAACCCGCCGATTCAAGAGGTGGATTCCGGCACGACATTGACAATCCAGACATATGATTGTTTTCAGAATCAAATCCAGACACCGGAAACTGAAGTGACGGCTATCGATTGGAATAAGATCAATCCAGCCACGGGCCCGATTTACGTGAAGGATGCGATGCCAGGGGACATTTTGAAAGTGAAAATCGAGAAGATTGAAATCGGTGACCAAGGCGTCATGGTGGTCGGCCCTGATTTAGGGGTGATGGGGCACAGCATTGAAAAGATGACATCTAAGATTTTGCCAATCAAAGACGGCAAAGTTCACTTCAATAATATCGCGTTGCCTGTGAATAAAATGATTGGTGTCATCGGCGTGGCTCCTGAAGGGGAAGGGGTCAACTGCGGAACCCCTGGAGCACACGGGGGGAATATGGACAACAAAATGGTGACAGAGGGCGCCACTCTCTACTTCCCGGTATTTGCAGAAGGTGCGCTGTTTGGTTTGGGCGATTTGCACGGCGCAATGGGCGATGGCGAAGTAAGTGTATCGGGCGTGGAAGTACCGGGCGAAGTAACCGTTACCTTGGAAGTCATTAAAGGACAGTCCCTCCGTCACCCAATGCTCGAAAACGACGAAGTGTTCACCCAGATCGTCTCCGCCGAAACCTTGGACGAAGCCGCGAAACTTGCGACATCCGAAATGATCGAACTGATTGTCCAAAAGTCCGGAATGCCACTGGAAGAAGTGACGATGTTGATGAGCGCTGCAGGTCAGTCCGAGATTTGTCAAATCGTCGATCCGTTGATGACAGCGAGATTCGTTGTGCCGAAATGGTTGTTGGCGGAGATGGGAGTTTTGTTGATTCGTTAA
- a CDS encoding BPL-N domain-containing protein yields the protein MIPMTRLGQESYQPRRSSIYKQLNQILLEGKEVQQVKKKTRFATERFPEGHLFFPGSFLLASEVEMKDARMDRAESVPSDNLAPLKLAKKIAFLDGQNCATFCSDPFRLYFDAYGVPVDWLTDEDVRLGKLENYDLLIVPGGPDAGESYYEGLGEKGYEEIRHFVQRGGMYLGSCAGSYFPLSAERGTTQSDVWLNMIEATDEFGLDYWRTGTGFVRIEFEDVDHPVARSLALGEPSTMDVIYWEGPAFSLLDDSNVNVIARYKNFLASGTSRPSWSLENNQIAKDAMEWSNPLTQERFEHHLKGYPAIVEASYGKGHMVLLSPHAEFGTCGTEHAMADNPNYVLLMNSIYYLSSKGGV from the coding sequence GTGATACCGATGACCCGGCTTGGGCAGGAATCGTACCAGCCGAGGCGGTCATCCATTTATAAGCAGTTGAATCAGATCCTGTTGGAAGGTAAAGAAGTCCAGCAAGTCAAAAAGAAGACACGCTTCGCCACTGAACGGTTTCCGGAAGGTCATTTATTCTTTCCCGGGTCCTTCCTATTGGCTAGTGAAGTTGAAATGAAAGATGCTCGGATGGACCGGGCGGAATCAGTGCCGTCTGATAATTTAGCACCCTTGAAGTTGGCGAAAAAAATCGCGTTTCTGGATGGGCAAAACTGTGCCACTTTCTGTTCCGACCCATTCCGCCTCTACTTCGATGCTTACGGGGTGCCTGTCGACTGGTTGACGGATGAGGATGTCCGGCTCGGAAAGCTGGAAAACTATGATCTGCTCATCGTTCCGGGCGGTCCGGACGCTGGCGAGTCTTATTATGAGGGATTGGGCGAGAAAGGCTATGAGGAAATCCGCCATTTTGTTCAGCGGGGCGGCATGTATTTAGGTTCTTGCGCGGGAAGTTATTTTCCTCTGTCGGCAGAGCGAGGTACAACCCAAAGTGACGTTTGGTTGAATATGATTGAAGCGACGGATGAGTTTGGGCTAGACTATTGGAGAACAGGAACCGGCTTTGTTCGGATCGAATTTGAAGACGTGGACCATCCGGTTGCCAGGAGTCTGGCATTGGGTGAGCCGAGTACGATGGACGTCATTTATTGGGAGGGACCGGCTTTTTCCCTTCTGGATGATTCGAATGTCAATGTGATTGCACGCTACAAGAACTTCTTGGCATCCGGCACTTCCCGGCCATCCTGGTCACTGGAAAATAATCAAATTGCAAAAGATGCGATGGAGTGGTCCAATCCATTGACGCAGGAACGGTTCGAACATCATTTAAAAGGATACCCCGCCATCGTGGAAGCTTCTTATGGGAAAGGGCATATGGTTTTATTGTCCCCGCATGCTGAATTTGGAACATGTGGGACGGAACATGCCATGGCGGATAATCCGAATTATGTGTTATTGATGAACAGCATTTATTATTTATCTTCTAAAGGGGGAGTATAA
- a CDS encoding ABC transporter ATP-binding protein — protein sequence MSQVVLKVENLNKHFPTGKRNLLGKHTQTLKAVDGVSFEIKEGEIFGLVGESGCGKSTLGRCITRIVDPSTGTIHFNGEEITNSGPDRLKELRRQMQMVFQNPHSSLNPRMTIRQTFSEILKVHRLAKGKEQERMEEILTLVGLPADALDRHPHEFSGGQLQRIVIARALLVEPQFIMADEPVSALDVSVQAQILNLLVTLKEELSLTILFVAHDLSVVEHISDRVGVMYLGQIVEMADVDNLYQNTLHPYTLALMAAIPVPDPTVKKEYEVIEGDLPSPIDLPAGCRFAGRCPSAMAVCQEQNPSLKEVNPGHFVACHLY from the coding sequence ATGAGCCAGGTCGTCTTGAAAGTGGAAAACTTAAATAAGCATTTTCCGACGGGAAAGCGCAATCTGCTTGGGAAGCATACACAAACGCTCAAAGCAGTGGACGGGGTTTCATTTGAAATCAAAGAAGGGGAAATCTTCGGGCTGGTCGGGGAGAGCGGATGCGGGAAATCGACTTTGGGGCGCTGTATTACGAGAATCGTCGATCCAAGTACTGGCACGATCCACTTTAATGGGGAGGAGATTACGAACTCGGGTCCGGATCGATTGAAGGAGTTAAGGCGGCAAATGCAGATGGTGTTCCAAAATCCGCATTCCTCGTTGAATCCGAGGATGACCATCCGGCAAACTTTTTCTGAGATACTGAAAGTGCACCGTTTGGCGAAAGGGAAAGAACAGGAGCGGATGGAGGAGATCCTGACGCTCGTCGGATTGCCGGCTGACGCATTGGATCGCCATCCGCATGAATTCAGCGGTGGGCAACTGCAGCGAATCGTCATTGCACGTGCCCTTTTAGTGGAGCCCCAGTTCATCATGGCGGATGAGCCGGTTTCAGCACTGGATGTCTCTGTTCAAGCGCAAATATTGAACTTGCTCGTGACATTAAAAGAGGAATTGTCATTGACGATTCTGTTCGTTGCCCATGATTTAAGCGTGGTTGAGCATATAAGCGATCGGGTAGGCGTCATGTATTTAGGGCAAATCGTGGAGATGGCGGATGTGGATAACTTATATCAAAACACATTGCATCCATATACATTGGCGTTAATGGCGGCCATCCCGGTTCCCGATCCGACCGTCAAAAAGGAGTATGAAGTAATAGAAGGGGATTTGCCGAGTCCGATCGACTTACCGGCCGGTTGCCGATTTGCCGGCCGATGCCCTTCCGCCATGGCGGTTTGCCAAGAACAGAACCCGTCGTTGAAAGAAGTGAATCCCGGCCATTTTGTTGCATGCCATTTGTATTAG
- a CDS encoding ABC transporter ATP-binding protein, with the protein MNNLLTVHNLSTKFKTERGIAHAVRFVNFSIDVGEIMGLVGESGSGKSVTAKSIMRLIDRSKGQISGEILLEGENLLLKKEKAMQSIRGNSVSMIFQDPMSSLNPLYSVGEQIAEVYRYHKKMNKKAAKEATIRLMEQIGIPAAEKRYSQFPHEFSGGMLQRVMIAIALACNPKLLIADEPTTALDVTIQAQILRLLKRLQGEFDMGILMITHDLGVVAEICDRVSVMYAGEIVESGDVETIFQAPMHPYTLGLIASIPKLGSKTKMLSPIEGAPPDLHGELKGCPFAERCAYKTDLCLEESPELREVEEKHSVACHHVESIFQQGRQYA; encoded by the coding sequence ATGAATAATTTACTGACAGTCCATAATTTATCAACGAAGTTCAAGACAGAGCGCGGAATTGCACACGCTGTCCGATTTGTGAATTTCTCGATTGATGTTGGCGAGATCATGGGACTCGTCGGGGAAAGTGGTAGTGGAAAAAGCGTGACCGCCAAATCGATCATGCGCCTCATCGACAGATCGAAAGGACAGATTTCTGGTGAAATCTTGCTGGAAGGCGAGAATCTTCTTTTGAAAAAGGAGAAGGCAATGCAGTCGATACGCGGGAACAGTGTGTCCATGATCTTTCAGGATCCGATGTCATCCTTGAATCCGCTCTACTCGGTTGGAGAGCAGATTGCCGAAGTGTATCGTTATCATAAGAAGATGAACAAGAAGGCTGCAAAAGAAGCGACAATCCGATTGATGGAGCAGATTGGCATTCCGGCAGCGGAAAAGCGCTACAGCCAATTTCCCCATGAGTTCAGCGGCGGAATGCTGCAACGGGTTATGATTGCAATCGCTCTTGCCTGCAATCCGAAACTTCTCATAGCCGACGAGCCGACGACCGCATTGGACGTCACAATCCAGGCGCAAATATTGCGGCTCCTCAAACGTCTGCAAGGAGAGTTTGATATGGGTATCCTCATGATCACGCATGATTTGGGTGTTGTTGCGGAAATATGCGATCGGGTATCCGTCATGTACGCGGGCGAAATCGTGGAGAGCGGAGATGTCGAAACGATTTTCCAAGCACCGATGCATCCGTATACACTCGGTCTGATTGCGTCTATCCCGAAACTAGGCAGCAAGACAAAAATGCTAAGTCCGATTGAGGGTGCGCCACCCGACCTGCATGGGGAACTGAAAGGCTGCCCGTTTGCGGAACGATGCGCATACAAAACTGATCTATGCCTGGAAGAGTCGCCGGAACTTCGGGAAGTGGAAGAGAAACATAGCGTAGCTTGTCATCATGTGGAGTCGATCTTCCAGCAAGGGAGGCAATACGCATGA
- a CDS encoding ABC transporter permease: MSQTGVVGRKPMIRTRRKGLLQSSFFKNYLAVAAGFVILLIVLAAIFAPAIAPYDPNEQDLLMSLEPASKEHFFGTDQQGRDIFSRILYGARTTLLGALGVVGIATLIGVPLGLIAGYYGGRIDSLITRTFDVILAFPALLLAFIIVAVFGKGLENAVIALGIVYIPMIARLVRSVTLVEREQTYVEAARNLGFSNSRIMFRHILPNCISPIVVQATIDLAYAILDLAALSFLGLGVQPPTADWGAMLEEGREYLLISSNTAIFSGFAIMITVISFNLFGDGLQQHFDPKQRKV; the protein is encoded by the coding sequence ATGAGCCAAACCGGTGTAGTGGGAAGGAAACCGATGATCCGGACGAGAAGAAAGGGTCTTTTGCAATCATCATTTTTTAAAAATTATCTTGCGGTTGCAGCGGGATTTGTTATTTTGCTCATCGTCCTGGCCGCTATCTTCGCGCCGGCGATTGCGCCGTATGATCCGAATGAACAGGACTTGTTGATGTCCCTCGAGCCGGCGTCCAAAGAGCATTTCTTTGGTACGGACCAACAGGGGCGAGACATCTTCAGCAGAATTCTATATGGAGCAAGGACAACGCTTTTAGGAGCGCTTGGAGTGGTCGGGATCGCCACGCTGATCGGTGTGCCGTTGGGTTTGATTGCCGGCTATTATGGAGGCAGGATCGACAGCCTCATCACTCGGACATTTGACGTCATTCTTGCATTTCCAGCTTTATTGCTCGCATTTATCATTGTTGCGGTCTTTGGGAAAGGTTTGGAGAATGCTGTCATTGCCCTAGGAATCGTGTACATACCGATGATTGCGCGGTTGGTGCGGTCTGTCACATTGGTCGAGAGGGAGCAGACCTACGTGGAGGCGGCGCGGAATCTTGGATTTTCCAATAGTCGGATCATGTTCCGGCATATCTTGCCGAACTGTATTTCTCCGATTGTCGTGCAGGCGACCATTGACTTGGCTTATGCCATTTTGGACCTTGCTGCGTTGAGCTTCCTCGGTTTGGGTGTCCAGCCGCCGACTGCCGACTGGGGTGCCATGTTGGAAGAAGGGCGCGAGTATTTATTGATTTCATCCAATACAGCGATATTTTCTGGTTTCGCCATCATGATCACAGTCATATCCTTCAACCTTTTTGGCGACGGTCTACAGCAGCATTTTGATCCGAAACAGCGGAAAGTATAA